One Gopherus evgoodei ecotype Sinaloan lineage chromosome 1, rGopEvg1_v1.p, whole genome shotgun sequence genomic window, cagatgtatttgggcataagcttatgcccaaatacatctgttagtctttaaggtgccaccagactccttgttgtttttgtggatacagactaacatggtacCCCCTGATACCTGACTGTTCTTTATGCCATTCTGGCAatataaaggagccttaaaacttttacacctgttttatactctTGGGGGAGTTCACTaagacaatgggaacaattcactaagcaggcaggccACTACATTCTGCTCTGAGGGGAACAGAGCTTGCCCCACGCTTACCTCAGGAACACCCCAAAGCCCTTCCCCTCCATGCAAAGTGTGCTGCAATAGTGAGCAAgagggacagtgtgtgtgtgcgtcatgcacacacacactgcccactCGCCACCAGCGGTGATTTATATTTCTACCAACTGCTCTGGCTGCCCAAACAAACCAGCCTGCGCTGCGAGGGATCAGCGTGTGACCGCTCTTGTGCCTTTTCTATTGCTTCCCCGTCAGAATTCATtcttctgtggggaagcaaagaaatctggaggggacatgaattctgcacacctGCCATgacgcagaattccctcaggattAAAAACTATTATACTTGTATGTCTCATACAAACAAAGCCATGCATGCCATATGCGCAGCACATCTGAAAGGAGACAGATGTCTTTATACTCTCAGCTAAGTGTGGCATTTGTGGGTTAGTTGATTCTTGCATACCAGAACTATTACTGCTCTTTTGCTTACGCCCTAGATTTCCACCATGGAATGAAGCACATACTTCTATTGTAATATTCAGTGGATGCCCTTTCTGAAACACAGATGTTTTAgtttaaagatttattttaaatgcttgATTACATAGTACTAAATACTTAGGCCTAGATTTAGGTTCcaagtcccagttttggctccattGCGATCCACAAAACTTCCTCCAGATCCTGTAGGTGTCTAAATTCACCCAGTGCCAAAGTCTTCAGGGTAAAAATATCCAAGGTGCCTGAGTTTCTGCATCTGAGCATGTGCATTGCTGCCTCTCTCCAGGCATCCAAATGCCTATCTCCATCCTAATCCTCCGCGTGATCCATGAGCCAGAGCCAGACAGGAAGTCAGCCATGTAAGTCACGTGCAGGGCCTGCGCTCTTGTAAGCGTGCCCAGAGGCCATCTATCAGACAGAATCTCATTCAAAATCTGGCTGAAAAAGGAAGTGGCGGTGCTGTCTAATTACTTGGTACACCATGGAACAGTCATTGGACAAGTgagtgtctgagagagagagtgtgactCTATAGCCAGGTCGTTCGGGCACCCACTGGTGAGGTAGGCGGTCCTGAATCCAGTCCCTCACTCTTGACTCTTTCATCATTGATCCACAGCAGAACAGCTTCAGCTGCACAggttgagggagccccacatcagaagaCCACATAATTCAATGGTTATcacacctaggatgtgggagacccaggttcaattcctctcTTGGTTTCAGGGGAGAAAAgctttgaacaggggtctcccttctcccccttaAGTGAAGGAGGGAAGAATCTagttctcccacatcccaggtgagtgctctgaaCGGTGGGCTGAAAAgcctggctcttcctcctcctgtcccccctccccattttgtgTGGGCAaggcaggcacctaactcattcccACAAGAAACTATTTAGGCAGCTGACACCAGATGGACTCACTAAACGGCGAGTGacgcctccctgcagcctgaactTAGGCACTTATTTCCATTGGAGGAGTGGAGGTTGGCATACCCCTTTTGTCAGCATCGGCTAGCCTTggttagcttaggcagctccctacctagcatgctggctttgtgtGGCTTGCAGTCTAAGATGcccctctctctccattcattatACAGGGAACCTagatgcctaactcaggctttgtggttTGCAGTGAGATgctgtgaaaattacagatgcgcAACAGGCGCCGTGACTCTGAGTGTTACAAAGTCCGAGTCCTTCTGTGCCTCCAGGTATTAATaagtttttaattttgaaaaggaaGATGGATCTGAAGAGGACTCTTGTTGCCAAGAGGAAtggttttgtgtgtttttgaCACCTAGTGTTTTTTAGctgtagatttcaaagcactttgcatagGTGGATCAGTATGATTTTCCCATAGTAAAGAAAGGGAAGCTGAGACAGACAGAGGAAATAACTTGTTATTATAGAGCAAGGGTTACACAGCAAGGTAGGTGGCTAGCTGGATTTAGAAGCCAAatctcctgacttccagcctCATACCGTGTCTGCTGAACCATGCTGCTTCTCCAGTTTCACTGCCTGTCTAGCACTGGGGCCAATTAGTGCCTCTGTGTCACAGCTCAGGACATCTGCACTTGTATTTCTCCTCGGTGCTCccccaagggcacccactctaggaTCCCTGCGCCTTAGCTGTCACTTCTCTTGGTGGACACACATGCCTTGTTCCCTCCTGACCGGGGTTTTTCCAAGCTGCAGAGTTTCCTGTCCACACTGTGATATtttcagcaagccagactgcctaacaGGCCCGTGTCTggcctttgctttctctccacagGCTATGAATAGCtgcaattgccagcagttacagaTTACCACCAGCTCTTTGTGGTAGCACTCAGTCCTTCAAACCGCACACCGGAGTTTTGTGATTATGAATTCATAATAGCCTTTAGCTCAGAATGATTCAGTCTCTCCTTTATACAGCTTGGCCTTTGATCGTGAGACTCTGGATACAGGTGATCAGTGGAAAATGGTCCTCTCCTCAGGGTGTAGCTTCAAACATCTGGGTTTTTGGCATAATTGGAGGTGGAGAATTTGCTTTCGCCTCCCCCTGGAGATACCCCAGGCAAAGTACCTGATACTGTTTGTCTCaaaagttcattcttgtctggcacattacTAAATATGGTCAGCTGAAGgtcataacacttcccagggttCATATCACATTTCCCCCTTAGAGAGAGAACATACAGTCCCAGCCCATAATAATACATAATCTTTGTATTTAATGCACTGGATCCCAAAGATACTTGAACTTCATTCAGTAAAGTTTTTTCAGGGATATTGCAAGAAATTGTCACATCTGTTACATCTTGCTTTATGGAACATCTCACATTTTAGCCATTACGTTTTTGAGAAACATGAAGAGCAACATGTCCAGAGACTCTGCAACAGTGTGACCTGTACCGCGTCTTAGAAACACTAACAGTGGAGCTCATGGGTTCCAGACTTTACATCTGCCTTGAATAACTAGTAaaaccctctcctttttttttttttattttcttaaggtGAAGCTTCAGGTGGAAGAAAAAGAAGGGAAGAAATTTGAGGTCTTCACTGCTGTGGAGTTTAAAACTCAGGTGGTTGCTGGAATAAACTACTTCATCAAGGTACAAAACAGTGGGGAATAGGTTCTCAGTTTAAATTTTATATGCGTAGTATCTTATACTTGATTCTTGTTCAATTAGTTAATTACAAAGAGGTTCCTGTGATTTGACCCTTAGAATGGGTGTCACAGAGGGGCTGCCCCCTTTAAGAGGGAATGGGGTCCAGCACACCTATTGCTCATCAGCTAACCACCCATTTGGGCTTAAAAGAGGGTTCTTGGACCctgaggagggaggggtgagatTGGCAGGTGAGAACTGTTTGAGAccgtgggagtggggggagagagacaaacacacacacacagagaaacaggAAGTAGCAAGGAAGAGCTGGCAGGAGTTGCTTAGCGGAGAGCAGTAACTATGAGCTGCTGATGAGGAGCTTGGAGGAAGGCTGTTGGTGAGAAGAGACCAAAGCTGGGGACCCCTGGCAAGCAGAAGCCTCAGGCAGTGTCCCCTAGGAAAAGGGGAAGAACCGTCCCAGTCAGGGGAAGTTGAGCCCAGAAGTTGAGGGTTCTTGAAGGAGGATGGATTCCCCTGAGGGGTAGGTCTGACAGGCGGGTTGGCCTGGAGGAGTGAAATGCTGGAAGAGAGGGAGCCCTCGGGGTAAAGACCTGAACGAAAGGCAGTGGGAGGACTGGTCACTCAAGCAAAGAAGCCTGGAAAGGGGGACCGGATTGTGGTCCCAGATTAGATTAGAGCACCTCACTGCATTAATAAATCTACACCACCTCTGTCAGGTAAACAAGTCTGATTAttcttgttttacagatgggaaacaacCTTTCTGTGCTTGAGTGTCCTGCCCCAAGGCCACACAATGAATGTGTGAAAGAGCCAGGGAGTGAGCTCATGACTCCTAATCTGTGCCCCAACAAGAAGACAGCCCCTCCTCggccccctcttcccttccccccaacccaaAACACACACGCTAAAATGTCCTGTACCTGGAAGGCTTTTATTCCATGGAATTTACTGTCACTTTCTTCTTACCTTTCAGGTCCATGTTGGCAATGAGGAGTTCTTGCACTTGCGGGTGTTCAAAAGCCTTCCTCATGAGAACAAACCTCTGAGCCTCTCCAGTTACCAGAGCAGCAAGACTAAGCATGATGAGCTGACTTA contains:
- the LOC115635858 gene encoding cystatin-B-like: MMKCGGLTGAQPATPEAQHVADEVKLQVEEKEGKKFEVFTAVEFKTQVVAGINYFIKVHVGNEEFLHLRVFKSLPHENKPLSLSSYQSSKTKHDELTYF